In Engraulis encrasicolus isolate BLACKSEA-1 chromosome 15, IST_EnEncr_1.0, whole genome shotgun sequence, the following proteins share a genomic window:
- the nap1l1 gene encoding nucleosome assembly protein 1-like 1 isoform X1, with protein MADIDNKDQAEMDPADMEDVEEVEEEETGEDSKARQLTVQMMQNPQVLAALQERLDGLVGSPSGYMESLPKVVKRRVNALKNLQVKCAHIEAKFYEEVHELERKYAALYQPLFDKRSEIVKAAYEPTDEECEWKADEEEELSVSKQDEMKDKAKVEEEKKDEEKEDPKGIPEFWLTVFKNVDLLSDMLQEHDEPILKHLQDIKVKFSDAGQPMSFTLEFYFEPNDFFTNTLLTKTYVMRSEPDETDPFSFDGPEIMRCTGCPIDWTKGKNVTQKTIKKKQKHKGRGTVRTVTKTVPNDSFFNFFTPPEVPESGEMDEDSEAVLAADFEIGHFIRERIVPRAVLYFTGEAIEDDDDDYDEEGEEGDNEEGEEEADEENDPEYDPKKDGNPPAECKQQ; from the exons ATGGCAGACATTGACAA CAAAGACCAAGCCGAGATGGACCCTGCAGATATGGAGGAcgtggaagaggtggaggaggaggagaccggAGAGGACAGCAAAG ctCGTCAGCTGACGGTGCAGATGATGCAGAACCCCCAGGTGCTGGCAGCTCTGCAGGAGAGGCTGGACGGGCTGGTGGGCTCGCCGTCTGGATACATGGAGAG CTTACCGAAGGTGGTGAAGCGGCGTGTGAACGCCTTGAAGAACCTGCAGGTGAAGTGTGCCCACATCGAGGCCAAGTTCTACGAGGAGGTGCACGAGCTGGAGAGGAAGTACGCAGCCCTCTATCAGCCCCTCTTCGACAAG CGTAGTGAAATCGTCAAGGCTGCGTACGAGCCCACGGATGAGGAGTGTGAATGGAAggcagatgaggaggaagagctgAGCGTAAGTAAGCAG GACGAGATGAAGGACAAGgcgaaagtggaggaggagaagaaggatgaggagaaggaggacccCAAAGGCATCCCCGAGTTTTGGCTGACCGTCTTCAAGAACGTGGACCTTCTCAGCGACATGCTGCAG GAGCACGATGAGCCAATTCTGAAGCACTTACAAGACATTAAAGTCAAATTCTCAGATGCTGGCCAGCCAATG AGCTTTACATTAGAATTCTACTTTGAGCCCAACGACTTCTTCACAAACACGCTGCTGACGAAAACCTACGTCATGCGCTCCGAGCCCGATGAGACCGACCCCTTCTCCTTCGACGGCCCAGAGATCATGCGCTGCACAGG GTGTCCAATTGACTGGACGAAGGGCAAGAACGTCACACAGAAGACCATCAAGAAGAAGCAGAAGCACAAGGGGCGCGGCACAGTGCGGACAGTCACCAAGACCGTCCCCAACGACTCATTCTTCAACTTCTTCACTCCCCCAGAAG TTCCAGAAAGTGGTGAAATG GACGAGGACTCTGAGGCCGTGCTGGCTGCAGACTTTGAGATTGGCCACTTCATCCGCGAGCGCATCGTTCCCCGGGCTGTGCTCTACTTCACAGGAGAGGCCATCgaagacgacgacgatgat TATGACGAGGAGGGCGAGGAAGGTGATAATGAG gagggagaggaagaggcggATGAGGAGAACGATCCAGAATACGATCCCAAG AAGGACGGCAATCCCCCAGCGGAGTGCAAGCAGCAGTGA
- the nap1l1 gene encoding nucleosome assembly protein 1-like 1 isoform X3, whose translation MADIDNKDQAEMDPADMEDVEEVEEEETGEDSKARQLTVQMMQNPQVLAALQERLDGLVGSPSGYMESLPKVVKRRVNALKNLQVKCAHIEAKFYEEVHELERKYAALYQPLFDKRSEIVKAAYEPTDEECEWKADEEEELSVSKQDEMKDKAKVEEEKKDEEKEDPKGIPEFWLTVFKNVDLLSDMLQEHDEPILKHLQDIKVKFSDAGQPMSFTLEFYFEPNDFFTNTLLTKTYVMRSEPDETDPFSFDGPEIMRCTGCPIDWTKGKNVTQKTIKKKQKHKGRGTVRTVTKTVPNDSFFNFFTPPEVPESGEMDEDSEAVLAADFEIGHFIRERIVPRAVLYFTGEAIEDDDDDYDEEGEEGDNEEGEEEADEENDPEYDPKV comes from the exons ATGGCAGACATTGACAA CAAAGACCAAGCCGAGATGGACCCTGCAGATATGGAGGAcgtggaagaggtggaggaggaggagaccggAGAGGACAGCAAAG ctCGTCAGCTGACGGTGCAGATGATGCAGAACCCCCAGGTGCTGGCAGCTCTGCAGGAGAGGCTGGACGGGCTGGTGGGCTCGCCGTCTGGATACATGGAGAG CTTACCGAAGGTGGTGAAGCGGCGTGTGAACGCCTTGAAGAACCTGCAGGTGAAGTGTGCCCACATCGAGGCCAAGTTCTACGAGGAGGTGCACGAGCTGGAGAGGAAGTACGCAGCCCTCTATCAGCCCCTCTTCGACAAG CGTAGTGAAATCGTCAAGGCTGCGTACGAGCCCACGGATGAGGAGTGTGAATGGAAggcagatgaggaggaagagctgAGCGTAAGTAAGCAG GACGAGATGAAGGACAAGgcgaaagtggaggaggagaagaaggatgaggagaaggaggacccCAAAGGCATCCCCGAGTTTTGGCTGACCGTCTTCAAGAACGTGGACCTTCTCAGCGACATGCTGCAG GAGCACGATGAGCCAATTCTGAAGCACTTACAAGACATTAAAGTCAAATTCTCAGATGCTGGCCAGCCAATG AGCTTTACATTAGAATTCTACTTTGAGCCCAACGACTTCTTCACAAACACGCTGCTGACGAAAACCTACGTCATGCGCTCCGAGCCCGATGAGACCGACCCCTTCTCCTTCGACGGCCCAGAGATCATGCGCTGCACAGG GTGTCCAATTGACTGGACGAAGGGCAAGAACGTCACACAGAAGACCATCAAGAAGAAGCAGAAGCACAAGGGGCGCGGCACAGTGCGGACAGTCACCAAGACCGTCCCCAACGACTCATTCTTCAACTTCTTCACTCCCCCAGAAG TTCCAGAAAGTGGTGAAATG GACGAGGACTCTGAGGCCGTGCTGGCTGCAGACTTTGAGATTGGCCACTTCATCCGCGAGCGCATCGTTCCCCGGGCTGTGCTCTACTTCACAGGAGAGGCCATCgaagacgacgacgatgat TATGACGAGGAGGGCGAGGAAGGTGATAATGAG gagggagaggaagaggcggATGAGGAGAACGATCCAGAATACGATCCCAAG GTGTAA
- the nap1l1 gene encoding nucleosome assembly protein 1-like 1 isoform X2 yields the protein MADIDNKDQAEMDPADMEDVEEVEEEETGEDSKARQLTVQMMQNPQVLAALQERLDGLVGSPSGYMESLPKVVKRRVNALKNLQVKCAHIEAKFYEEVHELERKYAALYQPLFDKRSEIVKAAYEPTDEECEWKADEEEELSDEMKDKAKVEEEKKDEEKEDPKGIPEFWLTVFKNVDLLSDMLQEHDEPILKHLQDIKVKFSDAGQPMSFTLEFYFEPNDFFTNTLLTKTYVMRSEPDETDPFSFDGPEIMRCTGCPIDWTKGKNVTQKTIKKKQKHKGRGTVRTVTKTVPNDSFFNFFTPPEVPESGEMDEDSEAVLAADFEIGHFIRERIVPRAVLYFTGEAIEDDDDDYDEEGEEGDNEEGEEEADEENDPEYDPKKDGNPPAECKQQ from the exons ATGGCAGACATTGACAA CAAAGACCAAGCCGAGATGGACCCTGCAGATATGGAGGAcgtggaagaggtggaggaggaggagaccggAGAGGACAGCAAAG ctCGTCAGCTGACGGTGCAGATGATGCAGAACCCCCAGGTGCTGGCAGCTCTGCAGGAGAGGCTGGACGGGCTGGTGGGCTCGCCGTCTGGATACATGGAGAG CTTACCGAAGGTGGTGAAGCGGCGTGTGAACGCCTTGAAGAACCTGCAGGTGAAGTGTGCCCACATCGAGGCCAAGTTCTACGAGGAGGTGCACGAGCTGGAGAGGAAGTACGCAGCCCTCTATCAGCCCCTCTTCGACAAG CGTAGTGAAATCGTCAAGGCTGCGTACGAGCCCACGGATGAGGAGTGTGAATGGAAggcagatgaggaggaagagctgAGC GACGAGATGAAGGACAAGgcgaaagtggaggaggagaagaaggatgaggagaaggaggacccCAAAGGCATCCCCGAGTTTTGGCTGACCGTCTTCAAGAACGTGGACCTTCTCAGCGACATGCTGCAG GAGCACGATGAGCCAATTCTGAAGCACTTACAAGACATTAAAGTCAAATTCTCAGATGCTGGCCAGCCAATG AGCTTTACATTAGAATTCTACTTTGAGCCCAACGACTTCTTCACAAACACGCTGCTGACGAAAACCTACGTCATGCGCTCCGAGCCCGATGAGACCGACCCCTTCTCCTTCGACGGCCCAGAGATCATGCGCTGCACAGG GTGTCCAATTGACTGGACGAAGGGCAAGAACGTCACACAGAAGACCATCAAGAAGAAGCAGAAGCACAAGGGGCGCGGCACAGTGCGGACAGTCACCAAGACCGTCCCCAACGACTCATTCTTCAACTTCTTCACTCCCCCAGAAG TTCCAGAAAGTGGTGAAATG GACGAGGACTCTGAGGCCGTGCTGGCTGCAGACTTTGAGATTGGCCACTTCATCCGCGAGCGCATCGTTCCCCGGGCTGTGCTCTACTTCACAGGAGAGGCCATCgaagacgacgacgatgat TATGACGAGGAGGGCGAGGAAGGTGATAATGAG gagggagaggaagaggcggATGAGGAGAACGATCCAGAATACGATCCCAAG AAGGACGGCAATCCCCCAGCGGAGTGCAAGCAGCAGTGA